In Humulus lupulus chromosome 7, drHumLupu1.1, whole genome shotgun sequence, the following are encoded in one genomic region:
- the LOC133792343 gene encoding uncharacterized protein LOC133792343: MLCSKLASILPSLINQNQGAFIKRRSLAYNVLILQDLIKGYNRKHYSPCCLMKIDISKAYDSIDWDFLENFLKALRFPSRFIRCIVVCLRGTSYCLLMNGRIQGCFQGGKGLRQGDPISPMLFVIVMDYLTHLLLKASKEKDFRFHPLCKSLNLISLCFADDLLLVCKANKNYVQIIQRTFEVFSSSSGLVINNYKSRIYFGGVSDPVKDSLLKLSQLAEGVFPLTYLGVPLRPKKWKAIECDLILKNIILRLHVWASTHLSYAGRVQLVHSVLLGIRNYWMSIFLLPEGVIRGIDHLCRNFLWGEKGSRSKFYLSSWEQVCRPKSYGGLGFKEGPIWNKILLAKYIWAVSSKQDLLWVKWVNCIYLKGSQIWDYV; the protein is encoded by the coding sequence ATGCTTTGCAGTAAACTTGCTTCTATTCTCCCATCTCTAATCAATCAAAATCAGGGAGCTTTTATAAAGCGTAGATCACTTGCTTATAATGTTCTCATTCTTCAAGACCTAATTAAGGGTTACAATAGGAAACATTATTCTCCTTGTTGCTTGATGAAGATTGACATTAGTAAAGCTTATGACTCCATAGATTGGGACTTCTTGGAGAATTTTTTGAAAGCTCTTAGATTTCCTAGTCGATTTATCAGATGCATCGTGGTCTGTTTAAGAGGAACTTCCTACTGTTTGTTGATGAATGGTCGGATTCAAGGTTGTTTTCAGGGTGGTAAAGGGCTTCGACAAGGTGACCCTATCTCCCCAATGCTCTTTGTAATAGTGATGGATTACCTTACCCATTTATTGCTTAAAGCTTCCAAGGAAAAAGACTTCAGATTCCATCCTTTATGCAAATCTCTAAACCTTATTAGTCTTTGTTTTGCTGATGATTTACTTCTAGTTTGCAAAGCTAATAAAAATTATGTACAGATTATTCAAAGAACATTTGAGGTCTTCTCCTCTTCCTCGGGTCTGGTTATAAATAATTATAAGTCTCGAATTTATTTTGGAGGAGTTTCTGATCCTGTTAAAGACTCTCTCTTGAAACTTTCTCAGTTGGCTGAAGGGGTCTTTCCCCTGACTTATCTTGGAGTTCCATTGAGACCAAAAAAATGGAAGGCAATTGAGTGTGATCTTATCCTTAAGAATATCATATTGAGGTTACATGTCTGGGCCAGTACACATCTCTCTTATGCAGGTCGGGTTCAATTAGTCCATTCAGTTCTGTTGGGAATCAGAAATTATTGGATGAGCATTTTTTTGTTACCTGAGGGTGTCATTAGAGGAATTGATCATCTATGTAGGAACTTTCTTTGGGGAGAAAAAGGTTCCCGAAGTAAATTTTATCTTTCCTCTTGGGAACAAGTTTGTCGTCCAAAAAGTTATGGTGGTTTGGGTTTTAAAGAGGGGCCTATCTGGAATAAAATTCTGCTAGCAAAATATATCTGGGCTGTCTCTTCTAAGCAGGACTTACTTTGGGTGAAATGGGTGAATTGTATCTACTTAAAAGGGAGTCAGATTTGGGACTATGTTTAG
- the LOC133792344 gene encoding uncharacterized protein LOC133792344 codes for MSILDVCRLNKVGIGALLETKIKGEKLKVRMCNTNQDFSLTVVYDSNQLEARRMGGRPISVKELEDARQWLDLGLVEELKIMGSYYTWSNNQEEGNRIYSKLDRVFSNEDWLDSFPNVTVVSHWEVVSDHCAILLKQISVKNEGVQPFCFYNMWASHPQFRTTVLANWSKTLKVEGCGLEQVVWKLIRLKHVLKKFNWRVIGDVVSNYEKSKVRFQHAKTNLYNDPNNSCLCAEERETFLEFKRQEKLYASFISQKSKIDWLHFGDENSSFFHASLKKKKVANKIVSFVSDGGQVEDDYHKLELIKPFSIQDVKSAMFSIKSIKSPRPDGFGAGFFKTLWKDIVKEVSLAVLDFFETGYIPKFLNNTILALIPQVDNPVNTADYSPIA; via the exons ATGTCAATCCTAGATGTCTGTCGTTTGAATAAAGTTGGAATTGGGGCTCTCCTTGAAACAAAAATCAAGGGAGAGAAGCTCAA GGTTCGAATGTGCAACACTAATCAAGATTTTAGTCTTACTGTTGTGTATGATTCCAATCAGTTGGAGGCTAGGAG AATGGGTGGGAGGCCTATTTCGGTGAAAGAACTAGAAGATGCTAGACAGTGGCTTGACCTTGGTTTGGTGGAAGAATTAAAAATAATGGGATCTTACTATACATGGTCTAACAATCAAGAAGAGGGAAATCGTATCTACTCTAAGTTGGATAGGGTGTTCTCTAATGAGGACTGGTTGGACTCTTTTCCTAATGTTACTGTTGTTTCTCACTGGGAGGTGGTTTCAGACCACTGTGCTATTCTTCTTAAGCAAATATCAGTTAAAAATGAGGGGGTTCAACCTTTTTGTTTCTATAATATGTGGGCTTCTCATCCTCAGTTCAGGACAACAGTTTTGGCCAACTGGTCCAAAACTTTAAAAGTTGAGGGATGTGGCTTGGAGCAGGTTGTTTGGAAGCTTATCCGCCTCAAGCATGTGTTGAAGAAGTTCAATTGGAGGGTTATTGGAGATGTGGTTAGTAACTATGAGAAAAGTAAAGTTCGTTTTCAACACGCAAAAACTAACCTCTATAATGACCCGAATAACAGTTGTTTGTGTGCTGAAGAAAGAGAAACTTTTCTAGAGTTTAAGAGACAGGAGAAACTTTATGCCAGTTTTATTTCTCAAAAGAGTAAGATTGATTGGCTTCATTTTGGTGATGAAAATTCCTCGTTTTTTCATGCTagtctgaagaaaaaaaaagttgctAACAAGATTGTGTCTTTTGTTTCTGATGGAGGTCAAGTTGAAGATGACTATCATAAG CTGGAGTTGATCAAACCTTTTTCCATTCAGGATGTTAAATCTGCTATGTTCAGTATTAAATCTATAAAGAGCCCTCGCCCTGATGGCTTTGGGGCTGGCTTCTTCAAAACATTATGGAAAGATATAGTCAAGGAGGTGTCCCTGGCAGTGCTTGATTTTTTTGAAACCGGGTATATTCCTAAGTTTCTAAATAATACTATCTTAGCTCTCATACCTCAGGTCGATAATCCGGTTAATACTGCTGACTATAGTCCTATTGCTTGA